A portion of the Microbacterium hominis genome contains these proteins:
- a CDS encoding YciI family protein yields MKHMLIMRATAEAVQSYEEMDFEAVINAMGKYNEAMITAGVMVAGDGLAPEPGYVIDFAGETPIVSDGPYGEVHELFNGFWIIQTNTAEEALEWAKRCPLGPGSKLEVRRVTDESDFADYADNEYIQKEKEWRGEPAGA; encoded by the coding sequence ATGAAGCACATGCTGATCATGCGAGCCACCGCCGAAGCCGTGCAGAGCTACGAGGAGATGGACTTCGAGGCCGTCATCAACGCGATGGGAAAGTACAACGAGGCGATGATCACGGCGGGCGTCATGGTCGCCGGCGACGGCCTGGCGCCCGAGCCGGGCTACGTGATCGATTTCGCCGGCGAGACGCCGATCGTGAGCGACGGCCCCTACGGCGAGGTGCACGAGCTGTTCAACGGGTTCTGGATCATCCAGACCAACACCGCCGAGGAGGCGCTGGAGTGGGCCAAGCGGTGCCCGCTCGGCCCGGGCAGCAAGCTGGAGGTGCGCCGCGTCACCGACGAGAGCGACTTCGCCGACTACGCCGACAACGAGTACATCCAGAAGGAGAAGGAGTGGCGCGGCGAGCCCGCCGGCGCCTGA
- a CDS encoding PadR family transcriptional regulator encodes MNDSYTNDGSEQQGPRRGPGGPGWGGGGLWDALDQLREGFEKNFGGAGSGFGQGFGHGPGFGGPGFGSRMGRGDVRAAVLALLLEGPMHGYQIIREIEERSGGVWKPSPGSVYPTLQMLSDEGLISAEESGGKKVYSLTEAGRAEAESAHGAAPWESSGMKDAARAAALPKAGAKLAQATATVGRTGSREQVEEAVAVLDEARRKMYAILAQE; translated from the coding sequence ATGAACGACTCGTACACGAACGACGGCAGCGAGCAGCAGGGGCCGCGACGCGGCCCGGGTGGTCCCGGCTGGGGCGGCGGCGGCCTGTGGGACGCGCTCGACCAGCTGCGCGAAGGGTTCGAGAAGAACTTCGGCGGCGCGGGGTCGGGCTTCGGGCAGGGCTTCGGGCACGGACCCGGATTCGGCGGTCCGGGCTTCGGCTCGCGCATGGGGCGCGGCGACGTGCGGGCGGCGGTGCTCGCGCTGCTGCTCGAGGGGCCGATGCACGGGTACCAGATCATCCGCGAGATCGAGGAGCGCAGCGGCGGCGTCTGGAAGCCGAGCCCCGGCTCGGTGTATCCGACGCTGCAGATGCTGTCCGACGAGGGCCTGATCTCCGCCGAGGAGTCCGGAGGCAAGAAGGTCTACTCGCTCACCGAGGCCGGTCGCGCAGAGGCCGAATCGGCGCACGGCGCCGCCCCCTGGGAATCGAGCGGGATGAAGGATGCCGCGCGCGCCGCCGCACTGCCCAAGGCCGGGGCGAAGCTGGCCCAGGCGACGGCGACCGTCGGGCGCACCGGGTCGCGCGAGCAGGTCGAGGAAGCGGTGGCCGTGCTCGACGAGGCGCGCCGCAAGATGTACGCGATCCTCGCCCAGGAGTGA